The Acropora muricata isolate sample 2 unplaced genomic scaffold, ASM3666990v1 scaffold_756, whole genome shotgun sequence DNA window GGAGGTTCTAAACACAGAGCAACAAGTGAAGGCTTGAGACGGAAGACCAGGTGTTGTTATTGTTTAGAGGTGTTTTGGACCTCTGATTAAAAATGCTGCacaatttttattaaaattaatacagtGGTTGTTAAATTTGTTGTTTACACTGCTTTAGAAAATTGCATACTGTAGCACTTCAACTGCTAGGAACAAACTGAACTAACATCTCTGTTTTGTTGCACAAAACTTGATTTCCAATTAGAAAACTGGTTGAAAGTGCGCATGGTTTGGTTATCTGATTGAAATCATGTGATGTCCATGTGGGTTTTCaggcatttttttattttcagcagaAGTTAGGAATTATTGACATGTTtcagaggaaaaataattattagtatttaccaaatcagtggatagcaattttcgcgcgttttgattggctcccgtaactcggaatatccttggctattcactgttttgcgaacggagagaaaaatggcgcgtcgttttgcgaaagtttcagaagaagaaattgaagaagcgtttttttatccatctgatttggtaaaattaatactaaaacaactgtccccctcagggtcggtgaagagcggtggatatatacctcgacgcttcgcgtctcggtatatatccaccactattcacctccccttcggggaatagttgtataatattattACCCAGTAATATTTACTATTGCTACTGTGGTAGAAAATTAGAGCAAGgctcaaaaaaattattaatcaaCTGATGCAATCACAAAAGACTAGTGACAAAATGGTTCGGTGTTGGTGATTAAAAAATTCAAGGTAGTAgcaaattgcaatttttttcttgacacATTAGTTCAAATTgacttttttcattttgcaactaaaattatttttgccTCTTGATGCTAAAGTGCAACCTCCAAGTTTTCTTAATGCTGAGCGCTGTAGGGGATGTGTTGATTTGGGGAAATGAAAACCTCTGACCAAACCAGCTGTGACTTTTGTCCAGAGGTGTTTTACATACATTGGAGGTTTAGTTTTCTGGTGTGGATGTCTTGAGTCAGAATTACCAGTATGCTTAAATTGTGATGCTTTTTTTATGGATTAGGTGATTCCAGGGGATTTggttttttagaatttaaaAGTGTCTTGGAAGCCCGGGAGTGGAAGGAACGTAACAGGGTATGATTTGAattatttgtattaattttaggCATTAATTTATGTTAATACTTAGTAGATACAAAAAACTTGTATGAAAAGAAGCAACAGGTTTTGTGTAGAAAATAATTAACTAAATTTTGCAATAGGCTTTATAGCAGCAGTTCTTGGGAAGTTTCCCTTGTAAATTGgacaaaattaattgcaaaTATAAAGTGTACCTCATTTGAACAGGTATGGAGTTTAGTTTTGAATTGATGGTGAATCATAATTATTGTACCATACTTTATAATAAATAGgcatttatttgaatttttaagcAAAGTTTTTGAGTGTTTATAAGTACAATagtagataaaaattaataaaatgagTGGGAAATATGGTTGTACCTATACAGATTGTACTTATGAAATTAAACAATAAgagagatctgtatcaaaaCTTAATGAGTACTAACTACAGCACATGTAGCTGAGTAGGggtctgtatcaaaagttaattaGTACAACTGATAAATAATTGATCAACCCCAGCTGATTTGTGTCAGGGTTGTCAGAGATGCACATGTAACTCAAACACTGCCtattgattggtcataactctTGTGAACTTTTAATGACATTTACAATCCATTTTACTGTGTAGGGTCGATATTATGTTCGTGGACACACTGTTTGCATTGATTACAGTCGGCCAAGGACGGCTACAAGCGCAGTTATTGAAAAAGACTGGATTTGTAGTAAGGTGGGAAGCTGTCTTATATTATTAAGAAATTTCGGGCCAAAACACTAAAAcagcgataataataataataataataataataataataataataataacaataataataataataataataataataaaagtaaggttaaaatatgtatatgtatatataattataataaactaaacaaatttacactaaaattgctaaatgttcaaagttctaGAGCAGGAGACAAACTGAGGCACaggtaagataaaaaaaaatgtctaatgtGTCACAACCTTAACTGAACATTGCAGGTACTTTTAAGGTTGCGACacattagacatttttttttttatcttacccgtgcctcagtttgtctcctgctctaaaactttgaacatttagcaattttagcgtaaatttgtttagtttattataattttatatatacatatacatattttaaccttactttttaattATACACTACCTTTTGACTCTAGTTTCACTAGCCGGAGCACAGGtcacgccttggcgccctgtgttcctgtaactgtatagcatacagatagtttttactgctgcataataataagaagaagaagaataataataacaccaataataataatagttataatgGTATAAAGGTAAAAGCTAATGATAAGAGTCAGACGTTTCAGTGACATCTTGGCGCCATTGTCCAGGGAACCTAGATTAAATAATGTGATCTCAAGAGTAACTAAGAGTCCAGAGTCATTAATTAAGGTCGGACCcttttatcgttagtttttgcCTGTATATGTTTATCTAAATCGTTGTTGATTAGAATAATAATGTTATAAAATTAACGTTGTCATTGTTATTCCAGTAATTTCTCAAGTAATAGTTTGATTTCTGGAAATAATAATGCAGATACTAGACCACACTCAAGTATCAAGTCTAAGTGTACGTAAAGTACCATTTTTTAACATTACTTGAGGGTCATCGCCAAGAATGATCATCAGACCCCAGTTGTCCAGAAGGATGGGTTGAAGTATCCAGTGAAGATACTACTAACTTTGTCTTGGAACACAAGAATACGATATCAAGCAAGctgataagggttaaattttcTCTGTAAAAGGTAATCAAATCTTACATTACGATCATTGAGCCTTGTCAGAGTGTTAGCCCTTGGTCCTTTAGCGTGACAAGGGCTAACACTTAAAAGGTCAACTTTGTTATCTCTTCGCGGAGGAAATCTGACCATAATTTTTCAGCTTGTttgttatcaaattttagtgtttctcTTCCCCACTAACACAGCTCCAGAGTTTTGTTAGAAAATAAACCTTTCATTTTGTATTGTAACACTTTTTATTACATAgttattatgtgtggatatcagtgtgataaagccgtgaataaaaatgatacccatgAAGTGTatgataattatcatttcactgagtgaaatgatatcataatTACTACTtcatgggtttgaattgtccaatcaaatagattgtaataatttggttggaccaattgggttgcacagtatattttagattttagctgatgcCTGGTGCCAAATtgggcgggaagaattgctttgcagggaggaattgctttgcagttttatcaacactttcttgaacttggtggcttgatttttttaagcatgtaatatgtgaTAAActaattattacatgttaagaacctgatatcgtttttattcactcgtttttaataccattccgctcactcgctcgaagactcgctcatttgcgatatggtattaaaaacttgtgaataaaaactatattaggctcttaacatgtaataatctatatataacCTTGCAGTGTGGCGGCCAAAACTTTTCATCTAAAAGACGTCTCAGTTGTTTCAAATGTGGAGCACCAAAGGATGTATCAGGTTTGCTGTtactttaatattattatgaatgTAGTTTCATTGTGTAGAACTATAACCTAGCAGTGTATATAatgatttggttttatcaaacgagttgacaaaggttgaattaccaccttgaaagatttagaaagcttacTTTTCAAACGTTagtcctttgtcagagcgaatgacgatcggctctgacaaagggctaacgctcaagacgtgataaaaataatagtttTACAGACCAAAGTTAAATTACATACGTACTCTTTCAGAGAGATTTCAGACCAGCAAAATACAGTCCTTGCTAATTGTTTGATCCTGGATCAAATGGCCCTGACTGATTAGCTTAAATCTGATAATATAAGTTCAAATTGAATTCATGTATTGTTTCTAGTTTTgacaagagagaaaaaaaaaccgaaacAAGTTGAGAATCAgtgcattaattattatttgtttgaaattttggaaaagatttggaaagctgacattttcgagtgttagcctgaaagatttagaaagctgaaattttgagcATTAGTCAGCTTTCCAAACccttcatggtggtaattcaatctttattaataattattattttgataaaaccaaatttccatGTTTCACTCCCCTCACTGATGCAGCAACACGgtttttttcaaaacttgaaatttgaattatttGTTTGGTTGAGGTATACTCATTCAAAACTAAGTTTAACtgttattttgttgtttcgCAGATCTCATCGATGACAAAGACCTCTTGACTAATAACCCTTGCAAAGGTTTAAGCTGACAGTGTTTTTAAGTTTTATTTCTGTAACAGTTCCTGCTGTTAATGTctgtataatttattattaattttaagtttcatgcaaatttttttccttttcagtgctaaTTCTCAAAGGTCTGGATACGATAACACATGACGAAGCGGTAAGAAAAGCCTTTTGTGTgataattgtaattattttctGTGAGTACTTGTGTAGTCAATGCTTGGGAGTTCAAACCACTGGTCTCAACTACAATTGGTTCCGCATTAGAACGAATAATTCTTGTTTGTTGACAAAACTCACTCTCACTGTTTGgttgggggtgggggtggggtgggggttGGGAGTGTTTGCTTACTAGGCCTTTGAGCAAAAATTGTGGTGACTACAGTTTAAGCTGGAGAATGTTTGGGAATGCACAGATATTCTTACAAATTGCTGGAAATAAAAAGGCACTTAAGGCGGTTTATTACAGAGCTTATAATAAGTGGAAAAATCTATCTGGGTAATAATCCCAAAAGTGGTTGTAGTTGCTTTTGGCAATGGCCGCTAGCAAGcactttcaataataattagaTAGTATTTGTGGTCTTTTTAGAACAAGGTTAGGTTAGAAGATGGTTGGTTATGAAAGTAGATGCAGTGAAAGCCTTGACTGCAGTTTGCATTGGTGCTTAAACTGTAAAACTTGGGTTGTCCTTGGTTCTTCTCCTGGGCTGTGCTTGcaaatagccaactggtctgcctttTTCCTGGTTCGGATTCTACGCCTGATCAGTTCATATGTTGTATTTCAGAGTCACAATGTAAACTACTgggttattattattgttattgttattataataatttattctgattattattattattacacactaaacataattaattttatgcatAACGTGCACTGTTGCCATATGGTTATGGTTGAATTAttgaattctttttcttttagatcCGAAAAGCTCTCGTGGAGATCACAGCCTTACCAATTTATGACGTTCGCCTGATAAGGGATAAGTTAACAAGCACCTCAAGGGGATTCTGTTTTGTTGAGCTAGGATCTGTTGAGGTAATGCAGTTACATTGTCCAGACATTTTTTTCCCTCTCTTTCATGTGCAGGAAATGTGATTAATCAGACCGTGACCATTGCATTAGCTTCATTtgctaataatttattataattatgtctTGGCAAAGTACACAATGTGTTGGTTTCATGTTGGTCATGTGTCAGATGTGTGTCAGTGACATGTTGGTTAGACGTGGTTGTTGGCTTTGTCCCTTAAGGCGGCGAAATATGAGATACAAAAACTCTCAACTTGTCGCGCAACATTGTTTCATTGCAAGTTTTGTCGATGTTTCCCTTTTTTCACCTTGGGCAATCAACTTGGCccgcaacaaaaacattttgttgcagGTTGAAGGAATGCAGCgcactgattggttgatttgcttGGTGTGAATCTAATATCGCGGCATTTGTTGTGCGACAAGTTGTGAGTTCAATGAAAAACGAGCAGCAAAGCCAAAATCTGTTGCTCAAAGTAGACCAGCGCTACAGGAATTGCATAGTGCACGACAGGAATCGCCTAGCACGTGACaaagaagaaactgcaagttGGGGTCTTGCGTGATCTTAATTGGccctttgttattatttttaaaattgaacACAACTTATCGAGTACCCACCACGTCGTGAACcgatttcagtattttcagcttTTGTGTATTAATTTTAGACTTCCATCTTACCATGCTTTGATCAAAAGTAAGTCACCACTGTTGCATGCCACAGGAATTGCTATGCATGCAACAGAAATAATTGCATAGCATGCAACAAAGAAAAAGCTGCAAGTTCACTTGTTGTAGACTCTGCATTCCTACATTGTgcgtgataattttttttcttccaggaAGCCAGCCAGTTGTTAGAGATTATCAGTAATATGCAGCCACCGTTTATCATTGATGGCCGAACTGTCACCGTATCTTATGCTAAACATGACAATCCCCCAAAACAAACAAGGTACGGTAAAATAATAAGAGCTGTCTTTAATTGCGAAAACAACTTACCTTGCAGGAAGGTTTGTGTCTGGTTAGGAGAATCAAGTGTGTCTGCATTTCGTGTCACTTTTGCTGTGAGTTTAGCAAATATAAAGCAACAATGTAGTTACTAAAGTCAATTTCTGAAGTTGTTTTTCCTTGCAATTTCCTCATGGGTCTTACAACTGAGTATTTTGATGTGGTTCTCATGGAGGAAGCTTGACATGATTTTTTGCCAAATTGGCAGTGCATCTTATAACAGATTGTGCCTTTGGTCCAAAAAAAACTGCAGTATGACAAAAACTATTGTACTAAAATGATCTTTTTTAATCTTATTCATGGACTttggaaacaaattattgaatGATCATAATACGCTGCTCTCACTATCTCAAAGATCTCATGTCGGTGgttgttgggtgtcctgtggaCACTATCGTATTTGCTGATCCTTTTTGCACATGAATGTGCAAAGCAacaaaaatagttattattggAATTGGTTTTCACATTAGGCCACTTTCGAATAATTGTgttagaacaaaagaacaaagttGACGTTGAGaggacaaatttgcatttttctttgtttgtacaaAGGAAATTGCAAAATTCGAAAGAGGCCTATTAGCAAGGTTTGTATAATCTGCCGAAGCCAGAGGATTACTCTTGTCTTTTGTCCAAAATTTCTTTTAGTCTCCCCAGCTTTGGTAAGAAATTTATTCGGAcaactaatagtaataattagtatttaccaaatcagtgaatagcaattttcgcatgttttgataggctcccataactcggaatatccttggatattcacagttttgcgaacggagagaaagaTGCCCcgtcgtttcgtgaaagttttaaaagaagaaattgaagaagcgtttttttatccatctgatttggtaaaattaatactaaaacaactatccccctcaggattagtgaagagcagtggatataaTTATATCTCgatgcttcgcgtctcggtatatatacaccactattcacctcccctttgagggatagttgtatattattagaattgaataataattacatacatTAGTTGAGtattaattttcttatttttcattatttcagTGCTAATGCGGCGGCTGCAGCCATTGAACAAGCTCAGTGGTCTTCTATGCCTAGTTCTTCTCAGAGTCAGCCATCATCCAGTGCCGCAGCCAATGCTGTTGCGCAAGCACAAGCTGCTAGCTCCATGGGAACCGTGACAGCAGACAGTTACACTGCACAACCAAAGACCTATGAAGCAGTCAATTCTGTGTCATATGAACAACAGGTAAGAATACTTCATATGTACttatttattcaaaaaaaaagaaaaacttttgattaattttatgcctaaaaaaaactgaaaaattaaatCATACTATTATGTAGATGACTGTGGAGATGATtttgaaaaatgaagaaaaaaatgttttaagtatTGGCTTAACCAAGAGCTTGGCTTTCAGTgactaaaataaattaatattgtATTATGATTTGTTATTTTAGTGAACTATCAGTTTCTTTatgcattattttgttttaccacagtacataaattattatgtgtggatatcagtgtgataaagctgtgaataaaaatgattgtCCAgccaaatagattgtaataatttggttggaccaatcgggttgcatgTTATATCAAAATTTTTAGCTGACGCCCtgcgtcaaatttggcaggaagaattgctttgccgggaagaattgctttgcagttttatcagcGCTTTCttttacttcaacttggtggcttgatttttttaagcatgtaatatgtaataaacaaattattacttgtaaagagcctgatatcgtttttattcactcgtttttaataccataacgctcactcgctcgtagactcgctcgttcgcgataatTTATGTTATTAGAAACTCGTTAATTTTAAGTATCAGGCctttaacatgtaataatctgtATTTCTTTCACATTCGCAGTTTCAGCCACAAGCCAGTACTCAGGGCACAACAGGTAAACAAAGAGCTGTtgacataaattattattaccgtatttacccgtgtataagtcgaccttttacaacctcaaaatctgtccaaaaaatcgccctcgacttacacatgggtcaaaaaccaagaacaaaaaacttcgggacaaattagcataataattgtctcatatggcaacaaacatccacttttacacggtacaagttacggtgtcttttccctgatcaatttgagcagttgaagttaaaatgctttaagaattatcccctaacgttaggctgaatgttgtagatacacactagcacaattgtgcaataaagaactgacatttattgcctacaaagtggcaagtccgctcgacgaaagccacttttcttgcttcgaacgttcgcaacttggtaaccaggctttgtaccgtgccagatattacctaccagtacccaatCAACCTggtagctagctcggttacccagttccaagcatcgtggcacttTGTTTATCGTGACATTTTCAAGGTTTCTTGAGTTCtcttggcgtttagcctgtcttctaaacctgctttacaactctccacaatgataacggctcgttaaagattagtatgtttgattttataagcctatttaaaaaattatgaagaaaatgcagcttatactcgtgtcgctaaaacacacataaatgctcaagtaagcgaaatagTTAACTTAACGTCCAAGCTTGCTGTGggttttttcatgaaaccatagcgaatctgaaaggaaattctaagataaaagagacgtttttcaagaaaattcttacacagaaataagaaaaacttattttttggctccaaaattgggggtcgacttatacacgggatcgacttatacacgggtaaatacggtatcttAAAAAACATGGACTTTTATTTATCCTTGAACATACAGTGCCTTGTTCATAATACATTGCCAGGAATAAGAATTATGTGGATCACTAGAAGGCTACTGAGTGGAAGACAATAATGTTATTGTCTCTGGtcaatttaattccaaaatGCCGCCGTGAGAAGTTTTATTTGCATGGTCTATAACTAGCCGCAAAAAGTATAAACCCTATTGTCTTTTAATCAGTAGCCTTTTAGTGATCTCACATAATTTTTATTCCCAGAGATGTATATGTTGGAGGTGATTTTATTACTTCGGTCAATTCGTTTCAAAATCAGGTCAATAAATTTGTCTCAAACTAGGTGAATTTGTTTCAAACttgatcaacttgtttcaacctattAAAtgtagatcagtttggggcaggtaaaaaacacagaagtcacaggtcattgttttaccagtACAGAAACAACTGTAACTATTTACAGATGCTGACATTAGGCCTAATGTTATCTTTAATGAATGCTTAGAATGTTTGAGACCTGTGTTTTCTACCTGCCCAAACTGATccaggttgaaacaagttgatctagtttgcaacaaattgacctgtgcaggttgagacaaattgacttGGTTTGGAAAAGAATTAACCTGAAGGTTCAGTCTGACCTGCAACTTACTGTATATAATAAGCAACGAGTTATGGACAATGGAAATTATTATCCCTCTGTGTccaaaaaatgtattttaacGTGAAATCTGATGGATGAGCAATGTGTAGCATAATTGCACAGGTCATGGGTTTTATGAACTTGAAAGGAAGAATTGCATGAGAATACTTCATGAATTGTACTGGGAAAACGTAGCATGGTAAACAGGTATTCATTGTTATCccattatcttttttttttcttatcaggaGCTGAATCTACAGTTACACAAACCCAAGGTATTTTTGTGGTATTGTGAAGGCAGATTGAAGATTTTTCCTAGGTGGTCATGCACCAcaaagaaatgacttcaaccttgttgcaagtttgtttttttttcttctcggcAGAATACCCCTTATTTTACTACTAGTCGATTTTAATAGCTGAGTTatataaattttctttttaactctCTTTGAATGgtctttttgttattgttaactGTTAGCAGGTTCCACACAGTATCAACTTACACAAGCTCATCAGATCTCTACACAACAGCAACTGCAGCAGCCGGGGCAGACAGCTTCACAGGCACTTTCAAACTATGTGTATGACCCAACTTCTGGTTTCTACTATGATCCTAGTACTGGCCTTTATTACGATGCAAAGACACAGGTAATtatattgatgatgatgataataataataataataataataataataataataataataataataataataataataataataatgagaacaaaaataacaaggcaatcataggtAATGAATTAGAGCTTCACCCTGTGgtcacagagtgtatgaaaaggaaggtgaaaagattgagaaatactGTATCAGGACCtgaagagagaaattggaagacttaTTATGGGGGATTAGGGATCTGGAGGTAGTACTGGTAGTTGTTGTTGCATGCGGAGTAGTAAGCAaaaggttggatgcatggcttgagaagctaggtgttaggGACTATTGcggaaaacagccttgttaggcacagccaggatttgAAGGAAcctgttggacagctgaaggagaagaaatgacacaaaggacctttggctaTTGGGTATGGCAGGCTCCTTTGGTGTAGTGTTGGCATAACATTCACCAGAGCTAAAGTGTTACAGTGACAAAATTCCCTTATCacttgtttaataataatatggtCAGGGAACGGCATCTTTTACAACAAATTATTGTTTGTTGAGTTGTCGAGAAGGAATGTGAGTGGCTTGTCCAACAGAAAACTGCTGTTGTTAAAAAAGTGAAAGTAGACTCTTTGTACATGTGATGCCTGTTAAAATCAGCATGCATCTAatcaatttttttgtattttatttgttttgttttttttttacttttaatacAATCTCATgcatttcatattaattttgatttatcCAATCCTACAGTTGATGGCTTGAATAAAATTCTATTGTAGAATAACATGTGTGGCTTGCCCAACAGATAATGCCCATCATTAAATTTGAAAGTACAAGAAGACactttgtaatttttattgaaACTGGTGTGCATTCAATTGCATGTATTTCTGCACACGTGATCTATCCAATTGTGCTGTTATGACCGCAATAAAGTTCAAATGTCATGCTTTCATTTTCAGTATTACTACAACAGCACCACTGCTCAATACCTTTATTGGAATGCAGAAAAACAGCAATACATTCCAGTGGCTGCTGATGGGTAAGTTtaatagaaaataataatacatgGTGCAAAGATAGGGGATTTCTCTTCAAGTCTTGAGCTTGATGTCTCAATGAACaagtgagatatcaagttgataTATTTCTGTTTATatttgcaggggtacctggagagaagccttaagtaacttctgataaattaccatattctccttccaaatttccttgtattcagttgtgaatgactaggagaatttgacattgcatcaaacgtcacttaaggccttattccacgcACCCCTTCATTTATACTGTAGTTTGTTTTATTTAGTTTATTATAAACACCTTACTCACAAGAACAAGTGGACTTGGTCGACGTTTTCAAAGAAAGATCACATTGCCATTCATTcgtggcgctaaatagagcaaGTGACActtcagcagctgattggcctTCTCAAACACTTTTAAAATTCATGTAATTTTTCACCTGTGGAAactgtttttctcagtggtggaaagtCCCTACCAAACACTCATACACTATTATTTTTTGCTGAAATCTTCAGTGTTGGAGAACCTTGGTTATTGTGTTGAATTTCCCCAAGAGAATTTTTTGTATAATGAAAGCAACAGTTTGTCTGAACGAACAATTGTTTAACAGTGTATGAAACAAGGCACTGAAAAGGTTCACACTAGCTCTAAAATAGAAGGAAAACACTGGAAGTCCACTGACATAATTATTTTCTGTTATACAACCCTATAAACCGATCTTTTGTTTGAAAGAAGACTTAGTGTTCATTCTCTCTCTCGATTGACTATCCGCCCTGAAAGTCTTGAAAAGAAGTAAGCCCCCGTACACTGTAGAGCTTTAAACAAGATGGAAGGAGTctgtttcaaaatttaaaattagaatGAGCACTCAAATTACTTTTCTAAGAGAATGCCCCTGGGTACACATGAATGAACCACCCATTGGTTGatcagaattaaaaaaaatgagctTGATGGCCAGGGCATAAAAAGGACATTAAGCCCATGAGTCTTTATATTTACTTGGCTTagaataaataatttatctgtTAAAATTAATGACTGTAATGTTCTCCACATTGCTTTTCAAGGAGTGTGGCTTCATGGACCACAACAGCTTCTGAGAATGTTCCAAATACTGAAGTGAATAGTAAAGgtattgattttctttgttgGTTTCTTTGTGAATTTTCATTGGTAACCCATGCTGTCTCCTACTATAagtaataataactattactgTTCTGTCACACTCCGTTTCTTAACTAATCCCAATGTTTTCCCAGAGAAAACTCATTGTCAGTTATGCAAAGAAGTATTATGAATACCCTCAATTGCCTCCAAGGACCACATCTTTTGAGGTTGATTTTTTCAATAACTGATGATTATAAAGCTACTTTATTCCTTAGTAA harbors:
- the LOC136908184 gene encoding RNA-binding protein 5-like isoform X3, coding for MDSRQDEPTSVVILHGLDKDLEEEDMIEALRRDGTDFLDIRIVRHKSGDSRGFGFLEFKSVLEAREWKERNRGRYYVRGHTVCIDYSRPRTATSAVIEKDWICSKCGGQNFSSKRRLSCFKCGAPKDVSDLIDDKDLLTNNPCKVLILKGLDTITHDEAIRKALVEITALPIYDVRLIRDKLTSTSRGFCFVELGSVEEASQLLEIISNMQPPFIIDGRTVTVSYAKHDNPPKQTSANAAAAAIEQAQWSSMPSSSQSQPSSSAAANAVAQAQAASSMGTVTADSYTAQPKTYEAVNSVSYEQQFQPQASTQGTTGAESTVTQTQAGSTQYQLTQAHQISTQQQLQQPGQTASQALSNYVYDPTSGFYYDPSTGLYYDAKTQYYYNSTTAQYLYWNAEKQQYIPVAADGSVASWTTTASENVPNTEVNSKEKQKKAKSLQAKKIAKDMERWAKSVNAAKTQQDDSKKTAVATAKPEEAKPVVTDDFKLPLGILPKPSSSLSIAKSIAAGMGPEIRDDVAASSPLAALTMSREAKKQEPASSSIVAEYGEDDSDPEEDLINDKFTDLSIMACLLCKRQFPNKEALERHQKLSDLHKQNLEIHKKMGMTDEQLEAYERQERENKYRDRAKERRQKYGQPEAQKIKVPAKRRGGPPVTFEQAPVERIGAGNIGNQMLKAMGWTEGSGLGRDGQGIVDPIEAKMRSQNAGLGLKGSNYGASSSDSYKDKLKKLARSRFNDE